In one Natronosalvus amylolyticus genomic region, the following are encoded:
- a CDS encoding LAGLIDADG family homing endonuclease, with product MAQAGNSELVDAFEQFFRNYYDNEIKQLAQRYPNEQRSLYIDWQDLYRFDPNLADDYLSQPEQLQRYAEEALRLYDLPIDVSLGQAHVRIQNLPDTESPEIREIRARHMNTLVQVRGIVRKATDVRPKIEEAAFECQLCGTLNRIPQSTGDFQEPHECQGCERQGPFRVNFDQSEFVDAQKLRIQESPEGLRGGETPQAIDVNIEDDITGEVTPGDHVSAVGVLRLEQQGNQQEKSPIFDFYMEGMSVQVDEEQFEDMDITDEDKKKIYEISQQPDVYEQMIGSIAPAIYGYEEEKLAMMLQLFSGVTKHLPDGSRIRGDLHMLLIGDPGTGKCVAGNTRVLLGDGCEVPIKDLVESNLDEPKPIDDGWWDHVDFEVPSLQQDGTISNQQATKVWKREAPDQLYRIRTSSGRELEVTPSHPLFVPSTNGFSPRRAEELKPGQTIVTAPNPRPDTNGKRVEATVPDGGVRYTTTAQIESIDSVTPDDDWVYDLEIEGTHNYVSNGVISHNSQMLGYIQNIAPRSVYTSGKGSSSAGLCVTGDTLVHTSEGFRRIRDVATESHPEPVTDETSAERAIDLYTFDRDSGSLEMRPSSHVWRMPKKPCRRIETMRGKELEASRNTPVLTCGDDGIEWIRIADIEPGDHVAMPAYNENTVGDETGNTTIERDTLSIADFLEFTNEKLKLTPESIAHIRKRLCEEFGTLREAAATLELPEDFVYDTIRNRHVPLERLERILEVIDTDLADLSIDRAMLRHGDSIRIPDEFDEDLCYLFGFVVGDGDISVSRRGGNRGLVRISNSDELLLERAADIIDAKFDKQVEVEYHDDRVPCIRLNSATVARLFANLGMECPKNDLEIDSRLTTCEHADAFLRGLLDADGSVSNRSNGGSSIHFSTISEPLAKQVQLMLETYGVNARVRERDRRGVSVLENGYEIESKHVQYHLECYGKDIDRFAAMVGFGCPRKQAALEEITEDAARRDASIPIGGALAAVEGATGEYYMNCHRGDHPGRGRAKRIVDDLDLGPLEPLVEEAATAQLYWDEVAAAVDTGEKEVFDLTVPETHNFVANGIVTHNTAAAVRDDFGDGQQWTLEAGALVLADQGIAAVDELDKMRCVTGDTLVQAGDGIKPIREIAHEAALNGAVEHLENGRTIRDVDTNVWTMTDDGSLVKRDVLAVHEYEAPDELWQVELESGEQIMTTADHPFFVLEKGSRTEVSAENLTTGDWVYVPNSIPTEITDGGVTTLPVQNSSPRSSVSPLEPAFGAILGYLAGDGNIFYNRQEGCYGFRFTNKEEQLLGHFEEVCVEALGKSPVRHPSEQRADGVKTVRLHGKPYVDKLLNSGANLETYDGKRLPDAVSASSKETKAAFIRALADSEATVGKRAVKIYSSSYELLLGTKMLLLEFGVSSQIQTRERPRGRDLYVLAITSKISLKAFNRDIGFTLHRKQKALEEACDRTAGTRTILDVLPECGPLFEQARGGLRLYQSECGLRNSATYCNFENGDANTSLRLAKTIIETFKRRKRNAQSDFDELKTETSWDRLEELRNRYHISQSELAAEMAISQQQLSARWGTQIELRERVRNRLRSLLKIPSTVDLTPLEELIEGDVKWRRVASVTPVESQEHVDGRISVLKERLAEVTGTADPDCALEAASSLLNERDESIENWCKLRQEIDRYGITFQDIATELAVDSSTISRWFSGKVDIGNFDSVHAVCDDLIEEKCTQIQLLYSEIERRSEPKVYDLTVEGTHNFIANGMVVHNSEDRSAMHEALEQQKISVSKAGINATLKSRCSLLGAANPKYGRFDQYEPIGEQIELEPALISRFDLIFTVTDQPDEEKDRNLAEHILNTNYAGELTTQRQQMSSVEVSTDEIEAMTEKVDPVIDADLLRKYIAYSKQNCHPRMTEEAREAIRDFYVDLRSKGADEDAPVPVTARKLEGLVRLSEASARVRISDTVEIEDAERVIDIVRSCLQDIGVDPETGEFDADIVEAGTSKSQRDRIKNIKQLISDVEEEYDDGAPIDVVLERAEEIGMDESKAEHEIEKLKQKGEVYEPSTNNLRTT from the coding sequence ATGGCGCAAGCGGGCAATTCCGAACTCGTCGACGCGTTCGAGCAGTTCTTCCGCAACTACTACGATAACGAAATCAAACAGCTCGCCCAGCGCTACCCTAACGAACAGCGCTCGCTGTACATCGACTGGCAGGATCTCTATCGATTCGACCCGAACCTCGCTGATGACTACCTGAGCCAGCCTGAACAGCTCCAGCGATATGCCGAGGAAGCGCTCCGGCTGTATGATTTACCGATCGACGTCAGCCTCGGGCAGGCACACGTCCGAATTCAGAACCTGCCGGATACCGAATCGCCGGAGATCCGAGAAATCCGCGCACGACACATGAACACGCTCGTGCAGGTGCGCGGCATCGTCCGGAAGGCAACCGACGTTCGGCCCAAAATCGAGGAAGCTGCCTTCGAGTGCCAGCTCTGTGGGACACTCAACCGAATCCCCCAATCGACTGGTGACTTTCAGGAACCACATGAGTGCCAGGGCTGTGAACGACAGGGTCCATTCCGGGTCAACTTCGACCAGTCCGAATTCGTGGACGCCCAGAAACTGCGCATTCAGGAGAGCCCCGAAGGCCTGCGTGGCGGGGAAACGCCACAGGCAATCGACGTCAACATCGAAGACGACATTACCGGGGAAGTGACCCCCGGGGACCACGTTTCGGCGGTGGGTGTGCTTCGCCTCGAGCAACAGGGCAACCAGCAAGAAAAGTCACCGATCTTTGACTTCTACATGGAGGGAATGTCCGTTCAGGTCGACGAAGAGCAGTTCGAGGACATGGACATCACCGACGAGGACAAAAAGAAAATCTACGAAATCTCCCAACAGCCCGACGTCTACGAGCAGATGATCGGCTCGATCGCGCCCGCCATCTACGGCTACGAGGAGGAGAAACTCGCGATGATGTTACAGCTGTTCTCAGGGGTGACAAAGCACCTTCCGGACGGCTCGAGGATCCGTGGTGACCTGCATATGCTGCTGATCGGGGATCCGGGTACGGGTAAATGTGTAGCGGGCAACACTCGAGTATTACTCGGAGACGGGTGTGAAGTTCCTATCAAGGACCTCGTCGAGTCAAACCTTGATGAGCCAAAACCGATCGATGACGGCTGGTGGGACCATGTCGATTTCGAGGTCCCCTCACTGCAACAGGACGGTACCATCTCGAATCAACAAGCTACCAAGGTTTGGAAACGCGAAGCACCCGACCAACTGTATCGAATTCGAACCTCGAGCGGTCGCGAACTCGAGGTGACGCCGTCGCATCCGTTGTTCGTCCCGTCTACAAACGGATTTTCTCCACGTCGAGCCGAGGAACTGAAACCTGGTCAAACGATCGTAACCGCCCCGAACCCTCGACCGGACACGAACGGAAAACGAGTCGAAGCAACGGTTCCGGACGGCGGTGTGCGATACACCACAACTGCCCAGATCGAATCGATCGATTCCGTAACACCTGACGATGACTGGGTCTACGATCTGGAAATCGAAGGTACGCACAATTACGTTTCGAACGGAGTCATCTCCCACAATTCCCAGATGCTGGGGTATATCCAGAACATCGCCCCCCGCTCCGTATACACGTCCGGGAAGGGTTCGTCCTCGGCCGGTCTCTGTGTCACTGGTGATACACTCGTCCACACATCGGAGGGCTTTCGACGGATTCGAGACGTCGCAACCGAATCCCATCCCGAGCCAGTTACGGACGAAACTAGTGCCGAACGAGCGATCGACCTCTATACCTTCGACCGTGATTCGGGTTCGCTCGAGATGCGACCCTCCTCGCACGTCTGGCGGATGCCGAAAAAGCCGTGTCGTCGGATCGAAACGATGCGGGGCAAAGAACTCGAGGCATCTAGGAACACGCCGGTACTGACCTGTGGTGACGACGGCATCGAATGGATACGAATTGCTGACATTGAGCCGGGAGATCACGTGGCGATGCCGGCGTACAACGAGAACACCGTTGGAGACGAAACCGGCAACACCACGATCGAGCGAGACACACTCTCCATCGCGGATTTCCTCGAGTTCACCAACGAAAAGCTCAAACTGACTCCGGAATCCATCGCTCACATACGAAAACGCCTCTGTGAGGAGTTCGGAACGCTTCGAGAGGCAGCTGCCACACTCGAGTTGCCAGAGGATTTCGTGTACGACACGATCCGAAACCGGCACGTTCCGCTGGAGCGACTCGAGCGGATTTTGGAGGTGATCGATACCGATCTGGCCGATCTCTCGATCGATCGAGCGATGCTTCGCCACGGAGATAGCATTCGGATTCCGGACGAATTTGACGAGGATCTCTGTTACCTCTTTGGTTTCGTGGTTGGCGATGGCGATATTAGTGTCTCACGACGTGGTGGCAATCGAGGACTCGTCCGGATTTCGAACAGCGACGAGTTGCTCCTAGAGCGAGCCGCCGACATCATCGATGCCAAATTTGACAAGCAGGTGGAAGTCGAATACCATGACGACCGCGTCCCCTGTATTCGACTCAACAGCGCCACGGTCGCCCGTCTGTTCGCGAACCTCGGGATGGAATGTCCGAAGAACGACCTCGAAATCGATTCACGATTGACTACGTGCGAGCACGCCGACGCATTCTTACGTGGGCTCTTAGATGCGGACGGATCCGTTTCGAACCGCTCCAATGGTGGGTCAAGCATCCACTTTTCGACGATAAGCGAGCCGTTAGCAAAACAGGTTCAGCTAATGCTCGAGACCTACGGCGTCAACGCACGGGTTCGAGAACGGGACCGGCGCGGTGTATCGGTCCTCGAAAACGGGTACGAAATCGAGTCCAAACACGTGCAGTACCACCTCGAGTGTTACGGGAAAGACATCGATCGATTCGCAGCGATGGTTGGCTTTGGTTGTCCGCGAAAGCAGGCTGCTCTCGAGGAAATCACCGAGGATGCAGCGCGGCGTGACGCCTCGATCCCAATCGGCGGCGCACTTGCCGCCGTCGAAGGAGCGACTGGTGAGTACTATATGAACTGCCACCGCGGCGATCATCCAGGGCGAGGTCGTGCAAAGCGGATAGTCGATGATCTTGATCTCGGGCCACTCGAACCGCTCGTCGAGGAAGCCGCTACCGCCCAGCTTTATTGGGACGAGGTTGCCGCTGCCGTCGACACGGGTGAGAAGGAAGTATTCGACCTTACTGTCCCGGAGACGCACAACTTCGTCGCAAACGGTATCGTGACTCACAATACTGCTGCCGCGGTGAGAGATGACTTCGGCGACGGCCAGCAGTGGACGCTCGAGGCTGGAGCGCTCGTTCTCGCTGACCAGGGAATCGCGGCAGTTGACGAACTCGATAAAATGCGGTGTGTGACCGGTGATACGTTAGTACAGGCTGGGGACGGAATCAAGCCGATACGGGAGATTGCTCATGAAGCAGCCCTAAATGGGGCGGTAGAGCACCTCGAGAACGGCCGGACAATCAGGGATGTTGATACGAATGTCTGGACGATGACCGACGACGGTTCTCTCGTCAAACGGGACGTGCTTGCCGTTCACGAGTACGAGGCACCGGATGAACTCTGGCAGGTCGAATTAGAGAGTGGCGAGCAAATTATGACAACTGCTGATCACCCCTTCTTTGTTTTGGAGAAGGGATCACGGACGGAGGTCAGTGCAGAGAATCTTACGACGGGTGACTGGGTCTACGTCCCGAATTCGATCCCCACAGAGATAACAGACGGGGGAGTGACGACGCTACCAGTACAAAATTCGTCACCTCGATCATCAGTGTCCCCTCTTGAGCCTGCATTCGGCGCGATCCTCGGATATCTCGCTGGCGACGGAAACATCTTCTATAACCGACAAGAAGGGTGCTACGGTTTCAGGTTTACCAATAAAGAAGAACAGCTACTCGGCCATTTTGAAGAAGTATGTGTTGAAGCTCTCGGTAAATCCCCTGTAAGGCATCCAAGTGAACAGCGTGCTGATGGGGTCAAAACGGTTCGATTACACGGAAAACCGTATGTTGACAAACTCCTCAATTCAGGGGCAAATCTCGAGACTTACGACGGTAAGCGATTACCCGATGCGGTAAGCGCATCATCGAAAGAGACGAAAGCTGCTTTTATCCGGGCACTTGCAGATTCTGAAGCTACCGTTGGTAAACGCGCGGTGAAAATCTACTCGTCAAGTTATGAGTTGTTACTCGGGACGAAGATGCTTCTCCTCGAATTCGGCGTGTCGAGTCAGATTCAGACAAGGGAACGGCCTCGAGGTCGCGATCTGTACGTCCTCGCAATCACATCCAAAATATCACTCAAGGCCTTCAACAGAGATATCGGATTCACACTCCACCGAAAACAGAAGGCACTCGAAGAGGCGTGCGACCGAACGGCTGGAACGAGAACGATACTCGATGTGCTGCCAGAATGCGGTCCGCTATTCGAGCAAGCACGAGGTGGCCTTCGACTCTATCAATCGGAGTGTGGTCTCAGGAATAGTGCGACGTACTGTAATTTTGAGAATGGGGACGCCAACACGTCGCTCCGTCTTGCAAAGACGATCATCGAGACATTCAAACGGCGCAAACGAAACGCACAGTCCGATTTTGACGAACTGAAAACGGAGACGAGCTGGGACCGACTCGAGGAACTACGGAACCGATACCACATTTCGCAGTCCGAACTTGCTGCAGAAATGGCAATATCACAACAGCAACTGTCTGCTCGTTGGGGAACTCAGATCGAACTTCGCGAACGTGTTCGAAATCGTCTCCGTTCCCTGCTCAAGATACCATCTACTGTCGACCTCACTCCGCTCGAAGAGTTGATCGAGGGTGATGTCAAGTGGCGGCGTGTCGCTTCCGTGACACCAGTCGAATCTCAAGAACACGTTGACGGTCGTATTTCGGTTCTCAAAGAACGACTTGCTGAGGTTACTGGAACGGCTGACCCAGATTGCGCACTCGAAGCTGCAAGCTCGCTTCTCAACGAGCGCGATGAGTCTATCGAGAATTGGTGCAAACTCCGACAGGAAATAGATCGATACGGAATCACGTTTCAAGATATCGCAACAGAATTAGCCGTCGATAGCTCCACTATTTCTCGATGGTTCTCGGGGAAAGTCGACATCGGTAACTTCGACTCGGTCCACGCCGTTTGTGACGACCTTATCGAAGAGAAGTGTACTCAAATTCAACTGCTCTATAGTGAGATTGAGCGTCGTAGCGAACCGAAGGTGTATGACCTCACGGTCGAGGGCACGCACAATTTCATCGCGAACGGGATGGTCGTCCACAACTCAGAGGACCGCAGTGCTATGCACGAAGCCCTCGAGCAACAGAAAATCTCGGTTTCCAAGGCGGGAATCAACGCGACGCTCAAGTCCCGATGTTCGCTGCTCGGCGCGGCGAACCCCAAGTACGGTCGGTTCGACCAGTACGAACCGATCGGCGAGCAGATCGAACTCGAGCCGGCGCTGATTTCGCGATTCGACCTCATCTTTACGGTGACCGACCAACCGGACGAGGAGAAAGACCGCAATCTGGCCGAGCACATCCTGAATACGAACTACGCGGGGGAGTTGACGACCCAACGGCAGCAGATGTCGTCGGTCGAGGTTTCGACGGATGAAATCGAGGCGATGACCGAGAAGGTCGATCCGGTGATCGACGCCGACCTGTTACGCAAGTACATCGCCTACTCCAAACAGAACTGTCATCCACGGATGACCGAGGAAGCCCGCGAGGCGATTCGGGATTTCTACGTGGACTTGCGATCGAAGGGGGCCGACGAGGACGCCCCGGTGCCGGTGACGGCCCGGAAACTCGAGGGACTGGTCCGGTTGTCGGAGGCGAGCGCCCGCGTTCGGATTTCCGATACGGTCGAAATCGAAGACGCAGAGCGGGTGATCGATATCGTCCGGTCCTGTCTGCAGGATATCGGTGTCGATCCCGAGACGGGTGAGTTCGACGCGGATATCGTCGAAGCGGGGACGTCAAAGTCCCAGCGTGACCGGATCAAGAACATCAAACAACTCATCAGTGACGTCGAAGAGGAGTACGACGACGGTGCCCCAATCGACGTGGTGTTAGAGCGGGCCGAGGAGATCGGGATGGACGAGTCGAAGGCCGAACACGAAATCGAGAAACTCAAACAGAAGGGTGAGGTGTACGAGCCGAGTACGAACAATCTGCGGACGACGTGA
- a CDS encoding metallophosphoesterase family protein gives MQVGLISDIHGNLPALEAVLEDCPAVDAIVCAGDVVGYNPWPGECVDTLRELDVPTVMGNHDRAVVRETGFRFNRMAQAGVEYALEHLETPQREWLAALPDERTCFDERIKLVHGHPDDPDRYTYPKDFSPRLLEDESVLVLGHTHVQHVERYGGGVVVNPGSVGQPRDGDSRAAYAVLDLAERDVTTNRVEYDIDRVQTAVTTAGLPERIGTRLARGE, from the coding sequence ATGCAGGTCGGACTCATTTCGGACATCCACGGGAACCTTCCCGCCCTCGAGGCCGTCCTCGAGGACTGTCCAGCGGTCGATGCAATCGTCTGTGCGGGCGACGTCGTCGGCTACAATCCCTGGCCGGGCGAGTGCGTGGATACGCTCCGGGAACTCGACGTACCGACAGTAATGGGCAATCACGACAGAGCCGTCGTCCGCGAAACCGGCTTCCGGTTCAATCGGATGGCGCAGGCCGGCGTCGAGTACGCGCTCGAGCACCTCGAGACGCCCCAGCGGGAGTGGCTGGCCGCGCTGCCGGACGAACGGACGTGTTTCGACGAGCGGATCAAACTGGTCCACGGTCATCCGGACGACCCCGACCGCTACACCTATCCGAAGGATTTCTCGCCGCGACTCCTCGAGGACGAATCGGTACTGGTGCTCGGCCACACCCACGTACAGCACGTCGAACGCTACGGGGGTGGCGTCGTCGTCAACCCAGGCAGCGTCGGCCAACCCCGCGACGGCGATTCGCGTGCCGCATATGCCGTGCTCGATCTCGCGGAACGGGACGTGACAACCAACCGTGTCGAATACGACATCGACCGCGTACAGACCGCCGTCACGACCGCCGGATTACCAGAACGAATCGGGACACGACTGGCTCGAGGCGAGTGA
- a CDS encoding rhodanese-like domain-containing protein has protein sequence MNRRELVAVAGSLSLGSLAGCLGTLGDDESSNYWPSSYDTMDYEDVTVPLVPLEDAFEWYEADDTRYVDTRGPGQYASAHISGAVLSSAPDGEEDDPTEDWDLDTRIVTYCDCPHSLAAMRASRLRQAGFENVYALDDGFPAWRDAGHSVVTEEGTDSIDAYEIVGRSSPDYADEYVWLSTVDGAQREITQVQADGSYELTVRFSGIDRDTVLALEAPEYELEATLEELTAGVVTA, from the coding sequence ATGAACCGGCGCGAACTGGTGGCTGTGGCTGGCTCGCTGTCGCTCGGGAGTCTCGCCGGGTGTCTGGGTACACTCGGTGACGACGAGTCGTCGAACTACTGGCCCTCGAGTTACGACACGATGGACTACGAGGACGTAACCGTCCCGCTGGTTCCCCTCGAGGACGCGTTCGAGTGGTACGAAGCCGACGACACCCGGTACGTGGACACTCGAGGACCTGGCCAGTACGCCAGTGCCCACATTTCTGGGGCGGTGTTGAGTTCGGCTCCTGACGGCGAGGAAGACGACCCGACTGAGGATTGGGATCTTGACACGCGAATCGTTACCTATTGTGACTGTCCACACTCACTTGCAGCGATGCGAGCGAGTCGCCTGCGACAGGCGGGCTTCGAGAACGTCTACGCCCTCGATGATGGGTTTCCAGCGTGGCGGGACGCCGGCCATTCCGTCGTGACTGAGGAGGGGACCGATTCGATCGATGCCTACGAAATCGTCGGCCGCTCGAGTCCCGACTACGCCGACGAGTACGTCTGGCTGTCGACGGTCGACGGTGCCCAGCGTGAGATCACCCAGGTGCAAGCCGATGGCTCCTACGAACTCACCGTCCGGTTTTCCGGAATCGACCGCGATACCGTGTTAGCCCTCGAGGCACCGGAGTACGAACTCGAGGCGACTCTCGAAGAACTGACGGCTGGCGTGGTCACTGCGTGA
- a CDS encoding transcription initiation factor IIB, with protein sequence MERSDVPDPERCPECAGRIREKNAERLCEQCGLICSEDRIDPGPEWRSFDDSNGSQRRTGAPLTRSRHDRGLSTEIGYGSSSRLTGRKRRQMHRLRREHNRARIPTKADRNRVYGFTEIRSLIGHLSLPRSVQEQACSLYTSAQKENLFQGRSLEGFAAAAIYAVCRILSIPRTVEEIVSEAKATTDELKAAYDALNRELGLPVGPIDPSQYLPRFASKLDLDTSIERHAKQSVQSLLENRLIGGRNPCGVAAGCLYAAAQHLESSVSITQAEAASVADVTPATVRSTVELLGECSMK encoded by the coding sequence ATGGAGCGAAGCGACGTTCCCGATCCCGAACGCTGTCCCGAATGTGCTGGCCGTATTCGCGAGAAGAACGCCGAGCGACTCTGTGAACAATGCGGACTCATCTGTAGCGAAGACCGAATCGATCCCGGACCCGAATGGCGTTCGTTCGACGACTCGAACGGATCACAACGTCGTACCGGTGCCCCGCTCACCCGTTCTCGGCACGACCGTGGACTCTCCACCGAAATCGGGTACGGCTCGAGCAGTCGACTCACCGGGCGAAAACGTCGACAAATGCATCGACTCCGCCGAGAACACAACCGGGCTCGAATCCCGACGAAAGCCGATCGAAACCGCGTATACGGGTTCACCGAGATTCGGTCGCTCATCGGGCACCTCTCGTTACCCCGTTCGGTTCAGGAGCAGGCGTGCTCATTATATACATCCGCGCAGAAAGAAAATCTCTTTCAGGGCCGCTCACTCGAGGGCTTTGCCGCCGCAGCCATCTATGCAGTCTGTCGAATTCTCTCGATTCCACGAACAGTCGAAGAGATTGTCAGTGAGGCGAAAGCGACGACGGACGAACTCAAAGCCGCCTACGACGCCCTCAACAGGGAGCTCGGTCTCCCTGTGGGTCCAATAGACCCGAGCCAGTATCTCCCGCGATTTGCCTCCAAACTCGACCTCGATACGAGTATCGAACGACACGCCAAACAGTCGGTCCAAAGCCTGCTCGAGAACCGGCTCATCGGCGGCCGAAACCCCTGTGGCGTCGCCGCAGGCTGCCTGTACGCAGCCGCCCAGCATCTCGAGAGTTCGGTTTCGATCACGCAGGCTGAGGCTGCCAGCGTCGCAGACGTCACGCCAGCTACCGTTCGATCGACCGTCGAACTGCTTGGCGAGTGTTCGATGAAGTGA
- a CDS encoding IMP cyclohydrolase, with protein sequence MYIGRFVVVGPDVGAYRVSSRSFPNRRITAREDALTVGPTEDAPETDNPYVAYNCLRVVDTPTSETVAFGNGSHVDPIAEKLEMGYPARDALATALLALDFEKDDYDTPRIAATIDADGEALIATVRRDALLVETVDEPTLVATYEKDTPEAFDFDAPSADVAASEALESEFEHAVCAAGVVRTEDGFETAIDNGGQ encoded by the coding sequence ATGTACATCGGACGCTTCGTCGTCGTCGGCCCGGACGTCGGTGCCTACCGCGTTTCCTCGAGATCGTTCCCCAACCGCCGGATTACCGCCCGTGAAGACGCCCTCACCGTCGGCCCGACCGAAGACGCCCCCGAGACGGACAACCCCTACGTCGCCTACAACTGTCTGCGCGTCGTCGACACGCCGACGAGCGAGACGGTCGCCTTCGGTAACGGCTCACACGTTGACCCCATCGCCGAAAAACTCGAGATGGGCTACCCGGCTCGAGACGCCCTGGCAACTGCGCTTCTCGCGCTCGATTTCGAGAAGGACGACTACGACACCCCCCGAATTGCCGCCACCATCGACGCCGACGGCGAGGCCCTGATCGCCACCGTCCGCCGCGACGCTCTGCTGGTCGAGACCGTCGACGAACCGACCCTCGTTGCGACCTACGAGAAAGACACCCCAGAGGCGTTCGACTTCGACGCCCCGAGTGCCGACGTCGCCGCCAGCGAAGCTCTCGAGAGCGAGTTCGAACACGCGGTCTGTGCTGCTGGGGTCGTTCGAACCGAGGACGGCTTCGAGACCGCTATCGACAACGGCGGTCAGTAG
- a CDS encoding cupin domain-containing protein has translation MKTVRAGDPESLEFGDGSQRHTLTGILGATDVAINRYRIAPGDGLPGGLHTHMDQEEVFYVLAGTVTFETMGGTVTLEEGEAIRFGRGEYQSGKNEGDRDLLVLAIGAPRETDDIRIPVDCPACGHGNLQLRIGGQEVDFRCAECDGEFIPDDCPQCGHDELRVTRGGDGATVVRCESCESEFEHPPIRME, from the coding sequence ATGAAAACGGTCAGGGCCGGCGATCCGGAATCGCTCGAGTTCGGGGACGGCAGCCAACGCCACACTCTCACAGGGATCCTTGGGGCGACGGACGTGGCGATCAACCGGTACCGAATCGCTCCGGGGGACGGCCTCCCCGGGGGGCTCCACACCCACATGGACCAGGAAGAGGTGTTCTACGTCCTCGCGGGGACGGTTACCTTCGAAACAATGGGGGGAACGGTCACGCTCGAGGAAGGCGAGGCCATCCGATTCGGCCGTGGCGAGTACCAGTCCGGGAAAAACGAGGGGGATCGTGACCTCCTCGTCCTGGCGATCGGTGCCCCTCGTGAGACGGACGATATCCGGATTCCGGTCGACTGTCCCGCCTGTGGGCACGGCAATCTCCAGTTACGAATCGGTGGACAGGAGGTGGACTTTCGCTGTGCCGAGTGTGACGGGGAGTTCATTCCGGATGACTGCCCCCAGTGTGGACACGACGAACTTCGCGTCACTCGAGGTGGGGACGGAGCGACCGTCGTCAGGTGTGAAAGCTGTGAGAGTGAGTTCGAACACCCGCCGATTCGGATGGAATAG